GGAATGTGGAGTCCTTATGTAGTTATGTGAGTAGGAGTAGGAATGTGGAGTTCTGACGTCATTGGTCGAGCAATGGATGGTGTCCCGGCTCATGTGGGCTACCCACAGCCCCGGGTGTATCAGACaaattggagtgtctacaaCTCTATACAAGTGGACTCCTATTAAAGGAGCGCCATGTCCAAATCAAAACTCTGGCTGACCCAATGCTACTTAGAAAGTTcagttttcaccttttttttttctaattgttgaagtgatttattttcataaaaataattcaatttatTTTAGAACATAAGATGCAACTGTACGTGGGTTTgaatccaattttttattagGCAAAATAATGATTTTTCATTGAGTAAGATAATAAGTAATTAAATGGCAAATAATTACTCTCAACGAATGAAAATctactagtaatttttttttgttttggatctTAAAATCTACTAGTATTTGTTTTGCAAAATATAGAGATGGTGTAGAGGCTAGGGTGGATGCTCTCCACTTACCTTTAGAAGGAATTTAGAGTATCTCCAGCAAGCAGAATTTACAAAAGTtggcttcaaaaaaaaattgtatttcgCTTGACTCCACGCTCCAAAGGTTTTTAGATTCGAAAATTTACAGCTGCTATTGATTCCTATGGGCCTTTCTATATGaaattttgctttcatttgATTTCAATGGGTCTCCCTAGTGAACGGTTAGAATTGGTCCCATAAAATTTACCAAGTTGCGAATGAACTGGCCAAACTGagtaatatttttcttgtttactTATAATAAAAACGCAAAAATCGTTGGACAACTGAAAGCCCTCCACACTCCACAGAGAACAAAATTGTATTTGACTTAATCATCCCCATATGGGGCTGCTTCATAagaattttgttccaattttaatGGGCCCTCCTAGTAAACAATTAAGCCCTGTTCCgctaaacactttttttttaaagtattttttattcttaatcaatttttttttgtatttgttaatttcgcgttaaacttttatgaattatagattcatctcgacgagacgaatcgattttacctaaatattttggaaaatatttacttttaatccaaaaaaagcTACTCCTTTtctactcattttttttttctttctaaaaattggttattttatttgacttttcaacttaggtacaagtgacttgtcaaaataaaaataaaaaactgaggTACAAGTAAGTTGGCCAAAAGTGATAGTTTTATTTGCTACGTGTTAATTATACAATAATAATGGAGTGGCTTCCGACTTTTCGTACTCCTCCTTTTTACTAACCAcacttccctttttgtttttattgtgaAATTACTAAAAATGTCCTTAAACTTTGTAAAAATATCATTTAAGTCAGATAACATCATACCAACAAAAAGAAGGTAATCTTgccatttttctatttgttaacgccactctctttctttttattagGAGAGTTTACTAAAACAATCTTACACTTTATGATACAAAATAAAGTgcaataatattttaataaataaagtgcAATAATGATTTAGTAAATTtacttaataaaaataaagagagtgGCGTTACTAATaggaaagtgacaaaatcagccgtcccaacaaaaataaaacattaaagTGGAATGATGTTTTGTAAACTTCATCccctaaaaacaaaaagaaagattgTGGTTATTTGTGGTTAATAAAAACGAGTGCGAAAGTCACTGGCCgagaaaatattgaaaaattcttCAGCATCCAACCAAATCGCCGTACAACTGAAAACCCTAGACTCCACAGACAACAAAACTGACCCCTCTGACCCTGCCCACGTAAACCTCCTTCTCCGACCACTCGGTGAAGGAAACGGTTTGACGCAACGCTCTGTCAAATCGCTTGTATTCTACTCCAATGGAAGTCGAGGGCTTCTTGTACGACGCCCTTAGCCCTCTCTCCCCCTCCACCGCCGCCGCATCTCCCTCCGGCCAGCCGCCTCCGCCGCCGGTCGATTCCGAGCCTTACGCCGTGTTTCGCAATGAAATTTCCCTGTCCGCGGCCCAGCCCCACTCTCCCACGGCCGCCGCGCCAGATTACTTCTCTCTTGACCTGGATAAGGATGAAACTACGGTTGATTTGACTCCGGTTCGGTCGGCGGCTGCGACTCCGGTTAAGGAACCGGAGAGGAGGCTTGAAGGCGGTTGGTTTAGGGCCAATTGTCGGTTCAGGAGCCCCATGCTTCAGCTCCATAAAGGTATAtactatatatgtgtgtgtgtgttctgtGGCTATAGTACATCCCATTCGAATTCAAGCTTaaagttttgatttttaatttatattattGATTTTGCTAATTTTCGATATTGAATGTGTGATGAGTTTGACCTAAATTAATTTCTTAAAAGACCTGGTATTATTTAGCTCTGCATCAAAAATTTTGggttaatgagagaaaaaaagaaagcataaaaattTGAACTGAAGTTTCAAAAAGTTTAAATAGGACGAAATTACTGAAGTTGCAACACGTTTAGATAGGATGAAATGTACACAACTAAACACAGATTTTAGTACAAACTTTTTCTTGgtctttagtaaacttttttAGACTTTCgcaattttttaaactttctagattcatctcgtcaagacaaagGATTAATCTACAAACTTAatgcaaatttaacaaaaattcagaaaaaaaaaaaaaaaactaaatcacCAAATCTTCTGGAGATGGGTTTAGGCTCTTCTGGGGATTCAAGTAGATCTTAAGGTTCCctttgatatatattttttggttttagaGTTTTTGAAACTCGTTTTCAGCTGAATATTTCTTCAAACAATATCAAATTTTTTAGCGTACTTTCCCTGAAAGCTGTTTTCAGATTCGCAAAACTTTCTGAGAATTTCACTAAAAGATTGATACTGTTTGACAACAATGTTTTGGTTTTTAAAATGGCAACCAAATTATCCCCAAGTTATTTGAGCCTGTTTTGTTTGAGTGAGTTCTAGGTGATTTTAAGCTTCTGTAATGAATGTAATGGGTTAGAGAATTGCTAAATTTGTAGTTCTATGTTAATGCATTGGAAGCATATCCTTGTTGAATTGACGAGTCGTTGATATTGCAGAGATACTGGATTTCTGCAACTTTCTCTCACCAACTCCAGAAGAGCAAGCATCACGAAATGCTGCAGTACGGAGTGTATTTGATGTTATTCAATATATATGGCCCAACtgcaaggtctctctctctctctctctctctctctctctctctctctgtttgtgaGCAGGCGGACAACCTCGTACCACAGTTGTGACACGTTATGTCATTGTTTTATTGCTTGCAGGTAGAGGTGTTTGGGTCGTTCAAGACCGGGCTGTATCTTCCAACTAGTGATATTGATGTAAGTCTATTGCTTCCTCCTAGTTGTTGTATGAACTTATCCTCTTGCGGAAACTATTCCCATCGTTGTTTATGATCATTGGTGCTGTACTTTATCCTTCTCTCACAACCTCTTCATTATTATTAGTTGTGAGCAAGATTATATTGTCTAGGTCATGTATAGTTTAAATCTCTGCTTTGTTTATAAGGTCATGCTATTTGCCTGAATAGGTTGAAGTAGATATTATGCTGATGAGGGATAATTGAAACATATTTCCATGCTCTTCAATTTGTGAGACGTTTGGACAGAgatgggaaaggaaaaaaaagagactttGATCATTGCTCGAAGGGCTTTCATCTCTCTCCACCTAAGCTGTGCAAGAAAGGCCAAAGCCAATCCCTTGGGACATTAAAGTGTCAAGTGATAACAGGCATGAGAAAACTACATCATTTGGAGTAGAGACAATTTGACATAGCTGTTGGTTACTTACTCCTGTATGGCAGAATGTCGCTTTATGGAAATTTATGTGACCAAAGGCGCTTGATTACACTGGAGAATGTTTTTTGTCATGATTCATGATTCTCAAGAACTTATTGTGTCAAACTTAATTAGATTGCAGAGAGTAGAGCATTTCTTTTGCTGACCTGATTTATTACTTGCCATTGTCCATTGGGACTAATTTTGCAATCTTTTTCTTGAGGAGAGTATttcaaatgctattttttttatgttcactTCAGATATACTTTCCTTTTACCATGAAATAGTAAAGAAGTTTTCTTTCTACATACTTGATTGTTGAGTTGTGAGTTGattgttataaaaaaattggtaaTTAATCTCTACAATAAAGAGACCCAATTTGCAAAATCTAGGTTGTGATTCTTGGATCAGATATTAGAAGTCCGCAAATGGGTTTGCAAGCCCTTGCTAGGGCCCTATCTCAAAGAGGCGTTGCCAAGAAGATACAGGTGAGGCTTATTTCACAACTAGAGATAGCCCATGAGCAACTAGAGATTTACAATGACGTAAATTTTGTTCAACTTTTCAGGTGATTGCAAAGGCACGTGTGCCGATCATCAAATTTGTAGAGAAGAGAAGTGGTATCGCATTTGATATAAGGTTCAAGAGTTCTTAATTTTCCTTTTAGGCAATGCCCTAACTGTTCCTAGGTTTACCTTGGCTCTCAGGTCTATGATCTCTTGACGAGATGCAGTAAAATATCAAGTTGGTTGTCTAACTATATATGTTTGGTATCTTTTGTCACAGTTTTGATGTAGATAATGGACCAAAAGCTGCTGAGTTCATAGAGGTTTCTTTTGACGTCTTTCCTTCTATAACAGTTTGTTTCACTTTGCTTGTTTGACATGTAAATAGAAAAATACGCATCCACTCACACAAAAACACATTTAGTTGATTGTACGCGTCCGATACTTGTCAAGAAAAAACAGAGACACACTTATCGTGGAAGTTTTGGTTACAATGTACATGGGGGAGTTCTTTCTATAAAGCGTATGCAATTTCTAATACATGCGTTGCGCTCTTTTCAGGATGCCGTGTTAAAGTGGCCCCCATTACGGCCATTGTGTTTGATCTTGAAAGTTTTTCTGCAGCAAAGAGAGTTAAATGAGGTGTGGATTTTATTTAGTGCTTAATTTCCAAAAAACTTTTCCTTGTGAATGGCCTAATTTTAGAGAGAGTCTCAATATACAGGTTTATACAGGTGGAATTGGTTCGTATGCACTCCTTACCATGCTCATAGCAATGCTACGGGTAATTGAAATGGAATTGCTAATTATTCTGCTGATCAGACCATACACGGCCAGATTAAAAATGTCTTTTGGCTTACTTACCTCCCAAAGAAATGTCTTTTGGGATTTAAGAAGTCATTTCTGTTCCGTCACATGAAAATTTTAGTTATGTTTTGTGGTTCAAATGATGTTTTGGTATGCTTTGATTTTTGTGATTGTTTAATTCTCTGTACGATGCATTTGGTAATGCAGAGTCTCCATGAGCAGCAAGCTGCTCCAGAACACAACTTGGGAGTTCTGTTGGTATGTTTTCTGCTTTACTATGACGTGTGTACTCTCATATAGGAGGAACAAGAGAGatacttttggaagaaaacCCGCTTATCTTAAAATAGTAGAGCTTTAAGATGATGCGCAATGCAtaggcagtgttctaaaaggcggctGCGCTAGGCAGCGGGTTGCCGCCATGATTTTCCCTAGGCGGTTTGTTTAGGTGCTCAGTGGGCTAAGTGGAGCTAGGCGGGCGCCTCGGGTCTggactcttcaaaaaaaaaaaaaaacttaattgcaAGGCGGCCTAGGCAGTGGGTCGCCTCC
The sequence above is drawn from the Rhododendron vialii isolate Sample 1 chromosome 6a, ASM3025357v1 genome and encodes:
- the LOC131328833 gene encoding uncharacterized protein LOC131328833 — protein: MEVEGFLYDALSPLSPSTAAASPSGQPPPPPVDSEPYAVFRNEISLSAAQPHSPTAAAPDYFSLDLDKDETTVDLTPVRSAAATPVKEPERRLEGGWFRANCRFRSPMLQLHKEILDFCNFLSPTPEEQASRNAAVRSVFDVIQYIWPNCKVEVFGSFKTGLYLPTSDIDVVILGSDIRSPQMGLQALARALSQRGVAKKIQVIAKARVPIIKFVEKRSGIAFDISFDVDNGPKAAEFIEDAVLKWPPLRPLCLILKVFLQQRELNEVYTGGIGSYALLTMLIAMLRSLHEQQAAPEHNLGVLLVHFFDIYGRKLNTSDVGVTCNGEGTFFLKSAKGFTVKGRPCLIAIMDPQAPENDIGKNSFGYFQVKSAFSMAFSTLTNAKTILSLGPNRSILGTIIRPDPVLLERKGGSNGDMTFNNLLPGAGEPLQANFDDQQEIYCNWKLDDEEEPLPRGKLNFDDGSTPSSSGKKRKASKEEKRAKKVKENGEESGSRKEKGKKKRRWREHGDGSQNNNGFSRYGGGRSPWSRTS